In Phoenix dactylifera cultivar Barhee BC4 chromosome 11, palm_55x_up_171113_PBpolish2nd_filt_p, whole genome shotgun sequence, the following are encoded in one genomic region:
- the LOC120112417 gene encoding E3 ubiquitin-protein ligase CSU1-like: MPQRHSKNNNDLAFFTYDEKRKLGYGTQRERLGKDSIKPFDACCLCLKPFIDPLCCQKGHVFCKECIFECLLAQKKDIKRKLAAHTAQQKQEKDEEEEKLMLQKARELDAFDQQNHGAVPQYSDRSHARDKNGFHGANSVKVTSYEEEALRNMKAFWLPSATPEAPAKSEAPSTDTICPEGKEKLRLKTLFPIYLTEYNNEHKKPQSLESSYICPSCKVTFTNTLSLVAISTCGHVFCKKCSDKFLAVDKVCLACNRECKERNLICLEKGGTGFAGHGDRLEATDFKHVGSGSGFGAGETSCEDLNPRN, translated from the exons ATGCCGCAGCGGCACTCGAAGAACAACAACGACCTCGCGTTCTTCACGTACGACGAGAAGCGGAAGCTCGGGTACGGGACGCAGCGGGAGCGACTCGGCAAGGACTCAATCAAGCCCTTTGACGCCTGCTGCCTCTGCCTCAAGCCCTTCATCGAccccctctgctgccaaaaGGGTCACGTCTTCTGCAAGGAGTGCATCTTCGAGTGCCTCCTCGCCCAGAAGAAGGACATCAAGAG GAAGCTGGCTGCCCATACTGCTCAGCAGAAGCAAGAGAAAgatgaggaggaagagaagctgATGTTGCAGAAAGCTCGAGAGCTTGATGCTTTTGATCAACAAAATCATGGAGCTGTACCCCAGTACAGCGACAGGAGTCATGCACGTGACAAAAATGGCTTCCATGGGGCTAACAGTGTGAAGGTAACTTCCTATGAAGAGGAAGCCCTTCGAAACATGAAAGCCTTTTGGCTTCCCTCTGCCACCCCTGAAGCACCTGCCAAGTCAGAAGCTCCATCCACCGACACGATCTGTCCAGAAGGTAAGGAGAAGTTGAGGTTAAAAACTCTCTTCCCCATCTACCTTACAGAATATAACAATGAACATAAGAAACCCCAGTCTCTGGAAAGCAGTTATATATGCCCAAGCTGCAAGGTTACATTCACCAACACACTCTCTCTTGTGGCAATCAGCACATGCGGTCATGTATTCTGCAAGAAATGCTCTGATAAATTTTTAGCTGTGGATAAGGTATGTTTAGCGTGCAACAGAGAGTGCAAGGAGAGGAACTTAATTTGCTTGGAGAAAGGAGGGACTGGGTTCGCTGGACATGGGGATCGTTTGGAAGCAACAGATTTTAAACATGTGGGTAGTGGCAGTGGGTTTGGGGCTGGTGAGACCAGCTGCGAGGACTTGAATCCAAGAAACTGA